A region from the Borrelia hermsii DAH genome encodes:
- a CDS encoding chromosome replication/partitioning protein — MSRSQKKEIVLNNRKISVNQFERSNDKDDEMEYESYKNQIRRITVSDINNKIELMEILYKIRMKKLYQLDGYKKFEDFLEKFIIARSQAFLYLRLYKRVLSGDLKIEEIKQFGFREAYKRIKKSDIDKNISKENPIKPLRFQLKSQESYDFYKKNAKFTSYFLDRVFKDKKDLLEKFMKEFESLKS, encoded by the coding sequence ATGTCTAGAAGTCAGAAAAAGGAGATTGTTCTTAATAACAGAAAAATTAGTGTTAATCAATTTGAAAGGAGTAATGATAAAGATGATGAAATGGAATATGAAAGTTATAAAAATCAAATAAGAAGAATTACTGTAAGTGATATAAACAATAAAATTGAATTAATGGAAATTTTATATAAAATAAGGATGAAAAAACTTTATCAACTTGATGGATACAAAAAATTTGAAGATTTTCTTGAAAAATTTATTATAGCAAGGAGTCAAGCATTCTTGTATTTACGGCTTTATAAAAGAGTATTATCGGGTGATTTAAAAATAGAGGAAATTAAGCAATTTGGATTTAGAGAGGCGTATAAAAGAATTAAGAAGTCTGATATAGATAAAAATATTTCAAAAGAAAATCCAATAAAGCCATTAAGATTTCAGCTTAAGAGCCAGGAGAGTTATGATTTTTATAAGAAAAATGCCAAGTTTACTAGTTACTTTTTAGATAGGGTTTTTAAGGACAAAAAAGATTTACTCGAAAAGTTTATGAAAGAATTTGAAAGTTTAAAAAGCTAA
- the bdr gene encoding Bdr family repetitive protein produces MGFLDKGFTETPIDFILLHNDNYTFKVLREKMNSLKQ; encoded by the coding sequence ATGGGGTTCTTAGATAAGGGGTTTACTGAAACGCCAATAGATTTCATTTTACTTCATAATGACAATTATACTTTTAAAGTTTTAAGAGAAAAGATGAACTCATTAAAACAATGA
- a CDS encoding recombinase RecT yields the protein MSNAKNITKPEISNTINTITEKMNSSNIYEVWEAYKSMHGLKRMDTQSEREILTLLQVNNLNPFKKEAYIIPFNGRYAVVVAYQTLLIRAYEAGYSKYSLEFKEEMVKTIKIDSKGNKMVQEDWQCTAYFKSEHGNIYSFSVLFNEYYKNSPIWREKPVFMLRKCAVSCLCRTLPGAGLESMPYIREELGDTDDLYEAHKAQQIGHTETEKIVTKEMRPVDYESVTKSDNKHVPSNLSIESEEDNDANTLGTRQDTTQEQSKGVETPPVDVNRVVKSNNTNTVGVNKDNKANSIKFSCYKSLLIAARGMHKHLVDKPFKSISQINAYLSAIKKGDDSSFLEYFNMNKALRSVNYWIELIREYIFKNNHLMRKLDQFEAFIALMQPKYEDSPLRLFGFLSREEELRYLFDT from the coding sequence ATGAGTAATGCAAAGAATATAACAAAACCTGAGATATCAAATACGATTAATACAATAACAGAAAAAATGAATTCAAGTAATATTTATGAGGTATGGGAAGCATATAAGAGTATGCATGGACTTAAAAGGATGGATACTCAATCAGAGAGAGAAATCTTAACTTTACTACAAGTAAATAATCTAAATCCATTCAAGAAGGAAGCATACATAATCCCATTTAATGGGAGATATGCAGTTGTGGTAGCATATCAAACATTACTTATAAGGGCATATGAGGCAGGGTATAGTAAATATAGCCTTGAATTTAAAGAAGAGATGGTTAAGACAATTAAAATTGATTCTAAAGGTAATAAAATGGTACAAGAAGATTGGCAATGTACAGCTTACTTCAAATCAGAGCATGGTAATATTTATAGTTTTTCTGTTTTATTTAATGAGTATTACAAAAACTCACCTATTTGGAGAGAGAAACCAGTATTTATGTTAAGGAAATGTGCAGTTAGTTGTCTATGCAGAACTTTGCCAGGCGCGGGGCTTGAGAGTATGCCCTATATAAGAGAAGAGTTAGGAGATACAGATGATCTTTATGAAGCTCATAAGGCACAACAAATAGGGCATACTGAAACTGAAAAAATAGTGACTAAAGAGATGCGCCCTGTTGATTATGAGTCTGTTACCAAAAGTGATAATAAGCATGTACCATCCAATCTATCAATTGAGAGTGAGGAAGATAATGATGCAAATACCTTAGGAACTAGACAAGACACAACACAGGAACAATCTAAGGGTGTAGAAACCCCACCTGTAGATGTGAATAGAGTTGTGAAATCTAATAATACTAATACAGTAGGAGTAAATAAAGATAATAAAGCTAATTCAATTAAGTTTAGTTGCTATAAAAGTCTTCTTATAGCAGCACGTGGTATGCATAAGCATTTGGTTGATAAACCATTTAAGAGTATATCGCAGATAAATGCATATTTAAGTGCTATAAAGAAGGGGGATGATTCTTCCTTTTTAGAGTATTTTAATATGAATAAAGCTTTAAGGAGTGTTAACTATTGGATAGAACTCATTAGAGAATATATATTTAAGAATAATCATCTTATGAGGAAGTTAGATCAATTTGAGGCATTTATAGCGCTTATGCAGCCTAAATATGAGGATAGTCCACTCAGATTATTTGGATTCTTGTCAAGAGAAGAAGAATTAAGATATTTATTTGATACATAG
- a CDS encoding BBA14 family lipoprotein produces the protein MKKLVNLTFLTLIFSCTSIASLTEEPTFPKTQTLTELSTYEAKLADYVMYLQVFLTRTKKKVNDPKYPKFTYFDSSTLKSEQTIQDLMFNINIFKAYIKITKPIAEAVYKKYSKLQN, from the coding sequence TTGAAAAAACTAGTAAATTTAACTTTCTTAACGCTTATCTTCTCATGTACATCTATTGCTTCTCTAACGGAAGAACCAACATTTCCTAAAACCCAAACCCTCACAGAATTAAGTACTTATGAAGCTAAGCTAGCTGATTATGTTATGTACTTGCAAGTATTCTTAACACGTACAAAAAAGAAAGTTAATGATCCAAAGTATCCTAAGTTTACTTATTTTGATTCTTCTACACTCAAGTCTGAACAGACAATCCAGGATTTAATGTTTAATATCAACATTTTCAAAGCATACATCAAGATAACTAAACCTATTGCTGAAGCGGTTTACAAAAAATATTCAAAATTACAAAATTAA
- a CDS encoding BlyB family putative holin accessory protein, whose translation MKLSTAKLSVDILNKFTEIIKNNHQGKNTVTYINIFTKVVNYFYSLYEASVYQMEQKEAIKLLSEIEEILRLNIEIIETAGDYDDYSKYISQLRAKRNKLMSTYIKMLKEA comes from the coding sequence ATGAAATTAAGTACTGCTAAATTAAGTGTTGATATCCTAAACAAATTTACAGAAATTATAAAAAATAACCACCAAGGTAAAAACACCGTAACCTACATTAATATTTTCACCAAAGTGGTTAATTATTTTTACTCACTATATGAGGCAAGTGTATATCAAATGGAACAAAAGGAAGCTATCAAACTACTCTCTGAAATTGAAGAAATACTAAGGCTCAACATCGAGATAATAGAAACTGCTGGGGATTATGATGATTATTCAAAATACATTTCTCAACTTAGAGCTAAACGTAATAAGCTCATGAGTACTTACATCAAAATGTTAAAGGAGGCCTAA
- a CDS encoding BlyB family putative holin accessory protein, whose protein sequence is MILDRNSLDTALNAIVTLFDALSNFEDGSFNENAHKTFMLLNDIYTEYQIIYTQNMERLENALTPQIRETLEPIQTKIKKFIEKVNSNPDNMQLPLEISSIEKEVK, encoded by the coding sequence ATGATACTTGATCGTAATTCTTTAGATACTGCTTTAAATGCAATTGTAACATTATTTGATGCCCTATCTAATTTTGAAGATGGGTCGTTTAATGAAAATGCTCATAAAACATTCATGCTACTAAATGACATTTACACAGAATATCAGATTATCTATACACAAAATATGGAAAGGTTAGAGAATGCCTTAACTCCGCAAATAAGAGAAACACTTGAACCTATCCAAACTAAAATCAAAAAATTTATAGAAAAGGTTAATAGCAATCCAGATAATATGCAATTACCATTAGAAATCTCATCAATTGAAAAGGAGGTCAAATGA
- a CDS encoding BlyA family holin — translation MNELSINNILDFLLQLININEVKLIIISIFILSLGLIFKPVIKDMLSILLSKIKIHDRDKEKEDL, via the coding sequence TTGAATGAATTAAGTATTAATAACATATTAGATTTTTTACTTCAACTAATTAACATCAATGAAGTGAAGTTAATCATTATTAGTATTTTTATATTAAGTTTGGGTTTGATTTTCAAACCAGTAATCAAAGATATGCTAAGTATCTTATTAAGTAAGATAAAAATACATGACAGAGACAAAGAAAAGGAGGATTTATGA
- a CDS encoding DUF685 domain-containing protein, whose product MSSEEKLLIDEEEFIQINNLNRVGDIQKTDLMLLDDGSSNCNAITYENFLKKTKDKIFKNEGLEYFKEVIKDTIATELLANENFINQAYNKVLEKLLNNANNGVYNISDKVRDRIIGNISSTTLTKNDKFVIMNYSTLQKSPVPEYLTGIPSGFTTTKSKTTSSYIYPSYFKNQAYVLDMTSEYSNQEVELLFYTSDDDNPIYLDITVDLTINASGTKYAKKVALKYTDSSQKSIAYYYGAMNAYVDILCPVLRGWYIQKRGYINGNRVPVLVKL is encoded by the coding sequence ATGTCAAGTGAAGAGAAACTCTTAATTGATGAAGAAGAATTTATCCAAATCAACAACCTAAACAGAGTTGGTGATATTCAAAAAACTGATTTAATGCTACTTGATGATGGAAGTTCTAATTGCAATGCAATTACATATGAAAATTTTCTTAAAAAAACTAAAGACAAAATCTTCAAAAATGAAGGACTTGAGTATTTCAAAGAAGTCATTAAAGATACAATTGCTACTGAACTATTAGCAAATGAAAACTTTATAAATCAAGCTTATAATAAAGTGCTTGAAAAATTACTCAACAATGCCAATAACGGTGTTTATAATATTTCTGATAAAGTAAGAGACAGAATTATAGGAAATATATCATCAACTACATTAACTAAAAATGATAAGTTTGTAATTATGAATTATAGTACGCTACAAAAATCCCCAGTACCTGAATATTTAACAGGAATTCCTTCTGGGTTTACTACAACAAAAAGCAAAACTACAAGTTCATATATTTACCCATCTTATTTTAAGAATCAAGCTTACGTATTAGACATGACATCAGAATATTCAAATCAAGAAGTTGAACTCTTATTTTATACATCTGATGATGATAACCCTATTTATTTAGACATTACTGTTGATCTCACAATCAATGCGTCTGGTACTAAATATGCAAAAAAAGTAGCACTTAAATACACTGATAGCTCACAAAAGTCAATAGCATATTATTACGGTGCTATGAATGCTTATGTAGATATTTTATGTCCAGTACTTAGAGGATGGTACATTCAAAAACGTGGATATATAAATGGTAATCGTGTTCCGGTTTTAGTAAAGTTATAA
- a CDS encoding DUF735 family protein translates to MQIPIHLQDTGVEKFIQNELEYANTMYLELKSLNSNFTSITATRHCSSRFIAIWLSNLFRIFYSESQPLESLVANIDSVLFALRHIGTDESFIRLFKAFLNVDIEVTTPQAGVINIKLLNRIKTNFISFISPSTVKGHKPKRIRLHQTKKGFKTAYKFLTFNFLPKGYSHSIYAFIKNLIPIGRVLKITNNENIEIITFN, encoded by the coding sequence ATGCAAATACCCATCCATCTTCAAGATACTGGGGTTGAAAAGTTCATACAAAATGAATTAGAGTATGCAAATACAATGTACCTAGAACTAAAAAGTCTAAATTCTAATTTCACAAGCATTACTGCTACACGCCACTGCTCATCACGTTTTATTGCCATTTGGTTATCCAATCTATTTAGAATCTTTTACTCTGAAAGCCAACCACTCGAATCACTTGTAGCAAACATTGATAGTGTACTTTTTGCTTTACGTCATATTGGCACTGATGAATCATTTATAAGACTTTTTAAGGCCTTCTTAAATGTCGATATTGAAGTTACTACCCCACAAGCTGGTGTAATTAACATAAAATTATTAAACAGGATAAAAACTAACTTTATTTCCTTTATCTCTCCTAGCACCGTTAAAGGGCATAAACCAAAACGTATTCGATTACATCAAACAAAAAAAGGATTTAAAACGGCATATAAATTTTTAACATTCAATTTCCTTCCTAAAGGATATTCACACTCAATTTATGCATTTATAAAAAATCTCATTCCTATAGGACGTGTCTTAAAAATTACAAATAATGAAAACATAGAAATTATTACTTTTAATTAA
- a CDS encoding DUF276 domain-containing protein (DUF276 is restricted to Borreliella and related spirochetes.) produces the protein MSILFDPDFGILKQNIQQIVNAKRAYLRDMHGIVINNDPSSIYNIIATSLATIEEQIIDELNSFFSKVSPGGEYFKAIEEHISVKSTTFDAVRSSLLKLKEIEYVNIDSKAGTADIYLILNDSLLNSSKTDITDSTFKAKLWKVLYSTMPVGTLFNGSITIDGLNTHNQLKSYKISLGKKKYVYLKVKYQLDLKNHIYLNIDMQIRDIYKRIVTNNYPDMGISFEYQDFIAPVNEIKGIKSMKIYACIKDTDDTKIASITDSEFKENTNIEVKPEEILIFNLTDRLIIDITT, from the coding sequence ATGAGCATTCTTTTTGATCCTGATTTTGGTATTCTAAAACAGAATATCCAACAAATAGTTAATGCCAAACGAGCATACTTACGAGATATGCATGGGATTGTCATTAATAATGACCCATCCTCCATTTATAATATTATTGCAACCTCACTTGCAACAATTGAAGAACAAATCATTGATGAACTTAATTCATTTTTCTCTAAAGTAAGTCCCGGTGGCGAATACTTTAAGGCAATCGAAGAGCACATAAGTGTTAAGAGTACTACCTTTGATGCGGTTCGTTCATCATTGCTTAAACTTAAAGAAATAGAGTACGTCAATATTGATTCTAAAGCCGGAACAGCTGATATTTATCTTATATTAAATGACTCTTTACTAAATTCTAGTAAAACTGATATCACTGATTCTACATTTAAAGCCAAACTTTGGAAAGTGCTTTATTCAACTATGCCTGTAGGTACACTCTTTAATGGTAGTATCACAATTGATGGCCTTAACACTCATAATCAACTCAAAAGCTATAAAATATCTTTAGGAAAGAAAAAATACGTATACCTTAAAGTAAAATATCAACTTGATCTTAAGAATCACATATATCTTAACATAGACATGCAAATAAGAGATATATACAAACGTATTGTAACTAATAACTATCCTGATATGGGTATCAGCTTTGAATATCAAGATTTTATAGCTCCTGTTAATGAGATTAAGGGAATTAAGAGTATGAAAATATATGCTTGCATTAAAGACACAGATGACACTAAAATTGCAAGCATTACTGATTCAGAATTTAAGGAAAATACTAATATTGAAGTTAAGCCTGAGGAAATACTTATCTTCAATCTTACTGACAGATTAATCATTGACATTACAACTTAA
- a CDS encoding DUF777 family protein has translation MNLNYEIYRMNSQMKGSPLTQEEIKLWTYRNIFISKIGIIKSFNASTQEGVVLLSGHTDLEIKTRNISNMHFNLKENDGVILLQSSINLFNEDDNHYFDKNYFYILRPINMQNATIKVNDFAIDIQNPIDIKANNTSLRAVLEEIVSCLQNLRVIGNASVEPSFYSNLVKITTKINMLLK, from the coding sequence ATGAACTTGAATTATGAAATATACAGAATGAATAGCCAAATGAAAGGCTCCCCGTTAACACAAGAAGAAATAAAACTATGGACTTATAGAAACATTTTTATCTCTAAAATAGGAATAATCAAATCTTTTAACGCCTCTACACAAGAAGGTGTTGTTTTGCTCTCTGGACACACAGACTTAGAAATTAAGACACGCAATATATCAAACATGCATTTTAATCTTAAAGAAAATGACGGGGTAATCTTACTTCAAAGTAGTATTAACCTTTTTAATGAGGATGATAATCATTATTTTGACAAAAACTATTTTTATATTCTAAGGCCAATTAACATGCAAAATGCTACTATCAAAGTTAATGACTTTGCAATTGACATACAAAACCCCATAGACATTAAAGCTAACAATACAAGCTTAAGGGCAGTATTAGAAGAAATTGTTTCTTGTCTACAAAATTTACGGGTCATTGGAAATGCTAGTGTTGAACCTAGCTTTTACAGCAATCTTGTAAAAATTACAACTAAAATAAATATGTTACTAAAATAG
- a CDS encoding DUF693 family protein, with amino-acid sequence MECRLIKYDFKIEFYNPSKTSTKNITSEEKPKIIIKTEDGIHIDISISDMYSSNNYVCAKKSKLTLWNLPIDFTDNVNEGDIVKISYKKFADSKDYDFIMAGYLGVPMSTDYPNGDFSVDLEIHLATKSNYFNRKLKINQFQGMSVENAIKSAFPGKCIINMSYAERTKIITESFCANTPLEFLEKITKKYVQSVRTDIVPKEHTQLIKESALGNTHVECNYIFTNATPAEQNTNYLPLEDFGLEFIPQQEITIGSTLSIRFIYWNAKVMYTHKLKVGDRVKFIDSLGKEVKSSIIESNAILSNTGECSLILKLYDDSNYLEINGTAK; translated from the coding sequence ATGGAATGTAGACTTATCAAATACGACTTCAAAATCGAATTTTATAATCCAAGTAAAACTAGCACTAAGAATATCACATCAGAAGAAAAGCCTAAAATTATAATTAAAACTGAAGATGGAATACACATTGACATATCAATATCTGATATGTACTCAAGTAACAATTATGTGTGTGCAAAGAAAAGCAAGCTAACCCTTTGGAACCTACCTATAGACTTTACTGATAATGTAAATGAAGGAGATATTGTAAAAATATCTTATAAAAAGTTCGCAGACTCTAAAGATTATGACTTTATTATGGCAGGTTATTTGGGTGTTCCTATGAGTACTGATTATCCCAATGGAGATTTTAGTGTTGACCTTGAAATTCATTTGGCAACAAAAAGTAATTATTTCAATCGCAAGCTTAAAATAAATCAATTCCAGGGAATGAGTGTAGAGAATGCAATTAAATCAGCTTTTCCTGGTAAATGCATTATCAATATGAGCTATGCTGAGAGAACAAAAATTATAACAGAAAGTTTTTGTGCAAATACTCCTCTTGAGTTTCTTGAAAAGATAACTAAAAAGTATGTTCAAAGTGTTAGAACAGATATTGTACCTAAGGAGCATACACAACTTATTAAAGAATCGGCTCTCGGGAACACTCATGTTGAGTGTAATTACATTTTTACTAACGCCACACCTGCAGAGCAAAATACAAATTATCTACCTCTTGAAGATTTTGGTCTTGAGTTTATTCCTCAACAAGAGATTACTATTGGCAGTACTTTAAGTATAAGATTTATATATTGGAATGCCAAAGTTATGTACACACACAAACTGAAAGTTGGTGACAGGGTAAAATTCATTGACTCGCTTGGAAAAGAAGTTAAGAGCAGTATTATAGAGTCTAATGCTATCTTAAGCAATACTGGTGAATGCTCACTTATCCTTAAGCTTTATGATGACTCTAATTACTTAGAAATAAATGGGACAGCTAAATAA
- a CDS encoding DUF792 family protein: protein MIPQLTTDFIHKYKDTAPVKATLDFLKLTPSQVTSILKETFNEISSVFMAYNFLSLCPRMDFKGLGYVPQGFFILPKTELISTTYTTTCSKRPVIDYYTRKSEYVSYNPTFTGEVITLNNAVLTSAYKELLKFSANTAFGKLIFPHTSNLAKQQLINRVEESVPFSFYSPTLGFRGIVAITSLTLKDTVYLDEVEISLTLEVLKTFSIYKG, encoded by the coding sequence ATGATACCACAGCTTACAACAGACTTCATTCATAAATATAAAGACACAGCACCAGTAAAGGCAACACTAGACTTCTTAAAGCTTACTCCATCACAAGTAACAAGTATCCTTAAAGAAACATTCAATGAAATTTCTAGTGTGTTTATGGCATATAACTTCTTAAGTTTATGTCCAAGGATGGACTTTAAGGGACTGGGATACGTTCCACAAGGATTTTTCATCTTACCCAAAACTGAACTAATTAGCACAACTTACACCACAACATGTTCAAAGCGTCCTGTAATTGACTACTACACACGTAAATCTGAATATGTAAGTTACAATCCAACTTTCACTGGTGAAGTTATCACATTAAATAATGCTGTATTAACTAGTGCTTATAAGGAACTGCTTAAATTCTCGGCTAATACGGCTTTTGGAAAGTTAATCTTTCCTCATACCAGTAATCTGGCAAAACAACAACTTATTAATAGAGTTGAAGAGAGTGTACCATTTAGTTTCTACAGTCCAACTTTAGGATTTAGGGGTATTGTTGCAATTACCTCTCTTACCCTTAAGGACACAGTATACCTTGATGAGGTTGAAATTAGTCTTACCTTAGAAGTTCTTAAAACATTTTCAATATATAAAGGATAA
- a CDS encoding DUF759 family protein — protein sequence MNTPKFTIKFTGVLDHASTRKSLEKDISKLEHLIKPKKSSLKSTKDILKHNLSEKKRELAKQTKYEKLRERVEKFRFTETKKLVKLGYKFEEARKKAFKRSLMSSKDRRRLEYEEMKSGKHKETILHKAIQKSILKGGSILKIATGTALGHIVGHTFQSGIGDILNFAKKSILNDARFQKLDLITSRVFKTNEKSKLDSMLQGIPGFGNSIEREDFLNSAGTLRKVLQHLGQNNDDNLKQAVAFAAKLKSTGVVGDKNSAITAVAEFLQGKSGSLYNIMSSFNKFTDKYNERAEMEYDRVATGYTFDYRTDKLKEIIKDWNSLEFPTYASEAEKIKDSLDKAQDSFGKLSASVFQPMLEKIETIAKWLTGFTVKTHIVEPIIDGIKSFFGDINEWLIKLGNQILKLTLPNWAYKWLFGSKPTTDKSHSPLLSTDTESKLETDASIRTP from the coding sequence ATGAATACTCCAAAATTTACAATTAAATTTACAGGAGTGCTAGATCATGCATCAACTCGCAAATCATTAGAAAAAGACATTTCTAAACTAGAACATTTAATTAAACCTAAAAAATCTTCTCTAAAGAGCACTAAAGATATCTTAAAACATAACTTATCTGAGAAGAAACGTGAACTAGCCAAACAAACCAAATATGAGAAATTACGAGAAAGGGTAGAAAAGTTTAGATTTACTGAAACTAAAAAACTTGTTAAGCTAGGATACAAATTTGAAGAAGCTAGAAAAAAAGCATTCAAGCGTTCACTTATGTCAAGTAAAGACCGAAGACGATTAGAATATGAAGAAATGAAAAGTGGCAAGCATAAGGAAACAATACTTCACAAAGCTATCCAAAAAAGTATTCTTAAAGGCGGTAGCATTTTGAAAATTGCTACTGGAACTGCTCTTGGACATATAGTGGGTCATACCTTTCAAAGTGGTATTGGTGATATCTTGAATTTTGCAAAAAAATCTATACTTAATGATGCTAGATTTCAAAAGCTTGACTTAATTACTTCAAGAGTATTTAAAACAAATGAAAAGAGCAAACTTGATAGCATGCTTCAAGGCATACCTGGTTTTGGGAACAGCATTGAAAGAGAAGATTTTCTCAACTCTGCTGGGACTCTTAGAAAAGTATTACAACACTTAGGTCAAAACAATGACGATAATCTTAAGCAGGCTGTAGCATTTGCTGCAAAGCTTAAATCTACCGGGGTTGTTGGTGATAAGAATTCTGCTATTACTGCAGTAGCAGAATTCTTGCAAGGCAAAAGCGGTTCTCTTTATAACATTATGAGTTCATTTAATAAATTTACTGATAAATATAATGAACGAGCCGAAATGGAATATGACAGAGTAGCAACTGGTTATACCTTTGATTACAGAACAGACAAATTAAAAGAAATTATTAAGGACTGGAACTCTCTTGAGTTTCCTACTTATGCTAGTGAAGCTGAAAAAATTAAGGATAGTCTGGATAAAGCTCAAGATTCATTTGGAAAACTTTCAGCTAGTGTATTCCAACCCATGTTGGAAAAAATAGAAACCATAGCTAAATGGTTAACAGGTTTTACCGTCAAAACACATATTGTTGAGCCCATAATAGACGGAATTAAAAGTTTTTTCGGTGACATTAACGAATGGCTTATAAAGCTTGGAAATCAAATTCTAAAATTAACACTGCCTAATTGGGCATACAAATGGTTATTTGGTTCAAAACCTACAACAGATAAAAGCCATTCACCACTCTTAAGTACTGATACTGAATCAAAATTAGAAACAGACGCAAGCATAAGAACACCTTAA
- a CDS encoding DUF1322 family protein produces MKIHNGSKIFNETKLEYFKLLEEIKQNKYFFPVIMGICTLNEVKTLNYEELNEVYKISNLKLEKQIFEMTLSKGML; encoded by the coding sequence ATGAAAATCCATAATGGAAGTAAAATCTTTAATGAAACCAAACTTGAATATTTTAAGTTACTTGAAGAGATAAAACAAAACAAATATTTCTTTCCTGTTATCATGGGTATTTGCACTTTAAATGAAGTCAAAACATTGAACTACGAAGAACTAAATGAGGTTTACAAAATATCGAATCTGAAACTTGAAAAGCAAATATTTGAAATGACTCTCTCTAAGGGAATGTTATGA
- a CDS encoding DUF1473 family protein translates to MITRYKMNILTKDKTFTFEVRVLPVYEWDSILGFSQNEGIKKLNNLEYLRAITDLMIKPGFLDEFYFILNENREYITYYKDYLKYILYSIQFDVFKSDPDFKKPTLVYLSHYLNNADGFVQFDYINDSWNYEQIIQNIKSQQTSMGIQDENP, encoded by the coding sequence ATGATTACGCGTTACAAAATGAATATATTAACTAAAGATAAGACTTTTACATTTGAAGTAAGAGTACTGCCCGTTTACGAATGGGACTCTATATTAGGATTTTCACAAAATGAAGGCATCAAAAAACTTAATAATCTTGAATACTTAAGAGCAATAACAGACCTTATGATTAAACCTGGCTTTTTAGATGAATTTTACTTTATTTTAAATGAAAATAGAGAGTACATTACTTACTACAAAGATTATCTTAAGTACATACTTTACTCAATTCAGTTTGATGTATTCAAATCAGATCCTGACTTTAAGAAACCAACTTTAGTTTACTTAAGCCATTATCTAAATAATGCTGATGGATTTGTACAATTTGATTACATTAATGATAGTTGGAATTATGAACAGATAATACAAAATATCAAGTCACAACAAACATCAATGGGGATACAGGATGAAAATCCATAA
- a CDS encoding DUF1463 family protein produces the protein MEQYYDLRNIFFSIGGNEVQGGKLELTSEPTTRAVASSEDRGFPVVSFRDPRTITFIFNIEVTIGSYEYKLLTKLSKDQFYNTHQSKTAKMLDLVFNDLEDIKIVSQYAFFAEEPSRSYSAEAEKVTFEIRAVNCTVNT, from the coding sequence ATGGAACAATACTATGATTTAAGGAACATATTTTTTTCAATTGGTGGGAATGAAGTTCAAGGTGGTAAGTTAGAACTTACAAGTGAACCTACAACAAGAGCGGTAGCTAGCAGTGAAGATAGGGGTTTCCCCGTAGTTAGCTTCAGGGATCCTAGAACCATTACTTTCATATTCAATATTGAAGTTACAATTGGATCTTATGAGTACAAATTGCTAACAAAGCTTTCAAAAGACCAATTTTATAATACTCATCAAAGTAAAACTGCAAAGATGTTAGATTTAGTATTCAATGACTTAGAAGACATCAAAATTGTATCTCAATATGCATTTTTTGCAGAAGAACCTTCAAGAAGTTATTCTGCTGAAGCTGAAAAGGTTACATTTGAAATCAGAGCGGTTAACTGCACAGTAAACACCTAA